From Apium graveolens cultivar Ventura chromosome 9, ASM990537v1, whole genome shotgun sequence, the proteins below share one genomic window:
- the LOC141684239 gene encoding F-box/kelch-repeat protein At1g55270-like, which yields MEQSVDRSPNVHRGFRVQAPLVDSISCYCKVDAGLKTVAGARKFVPGSKLCIQPDIIPRAHKTKSSRRERTRIQPPLLPGLPDDLAIACLIRVPRIEHNKLRLVCKRWNRLLAGNFFYSLRKSLGMAEEWIYVIKRDRDGRISWHAFDPTYQIWQPLPPVPGEYSEAVGFGCAVLSGCHLYLFGGKDPIKGSMRRVIFYSARTNKWHRAPDMLRKRHFFGSCVINNCLYVAGGECEGIQRTLRSAEVYDPNRNRWNFVSDMSTAMVPFIGVVHDGMWFLKGLGSHREVLSEAYIPGTNSWTPISDALVSGWRNPSISMNGKLYALDCRDGCKLRVYDEASNSWRRFIDSKLHLGGSRALEAAALVPLNGKLCIIRNNMSLSLVDVSSPDKRVESNPQLWENIAGKGHFRTLFTNIWSSIAGRNGPKSHIVHCQVLQA from the exons ATGGAGCAATCTGTTGACAGGTCTCCAAATGTACACAGGGGTTTTAGAGTTCAAGCTCCACTG GTAGATTCCATTTCTTGCTACTGCAAAGTAGATGCCGGATTAAAAACTGTTGCAGGGGCAAGAAAATTTGTTCCGGGATCAAAACTGTGCATCCAGCCTGATATCATTCCTCGTGCACACAAGACTAAAAGCTCTCGCAGGGAGAGGACCAGAATTCAGCCACCCCTCTTGCCTGGACTTCCTGATGATCTCGCTATTGCTTGTCTAATTAGAGTTCCGCGTATTGAACATAACAAGCTCCGTCTTGTATGCAAGAGGTGGAATAGGCTTCTTGCAGGAAACTTTTTCTACTCACTTAGAAAAAGTCTTGGAATGGCTGAAGAGTGGATCTATGTTATCAAGAGAGATCGTGATGGAAGGATATCTTGGCATGCATTTGATCCAACCTATCAGATATGGCAGCCACTGCCACCTGTTCCAGGTGAGTACAGTGAAGCTGTTGGATTCGGTTGTGCTGTTTTAAGTGGTTGTCACCTATACTTATTTGGAGGAAAAGATCCCATCAAGGGCTCCATGAGACGAGTCATTTTCTATAGTGCTCGAACAAATAAATGGCATAGGGCTCCAGACATGCTCCGAAAAAGACATTTTTTTGGTTCTTGTGTCATAAATAACTGCCTTTATGTGGCTGGTGGTGAATGTGAGGGAATTCAGAGGACACTCCGTTCTGCTGAAGTTTATGATCCGAATAGAAACCGTTGGAATTTTGTTTCAGACATGAGCACTGCAATGGTTCCTTTTATCGGGGTAGTTCATGATGGAATGTGGTTCCTAAAAGGGCTTGGGTCACACAGGGAGGTCCTTAGTGAAGCTTACATTCCAGGAACTAATTCATGGACACCGATCAGTGATGCGTTGGTTTCCGGCTGGCGCAATCCTAGCATCTCTATGAATGGGAAGCTCTATGCATTAGATTGCCGTGATGGGTGCAAGCTTAGGGTGTACGATGAAGCTTCAAACTCTTGGAGAAGGTTTATTGACAGTAAGCTCCATCTCGGTGGCTCTCGTGCTCTCGAGGCTGCTGCTCTTGTTCCTCTTAATGGAAAGCTTTGCATTATTCGGAACAACATGAGCCTCAGTTTGGTTGATGTATCGAGTCCAGACAAACGAGTTGAGAGCAATCCTCAGCTTTGGGAAAATATTGCTGGGAAAGGCCACTTCAGGACTCTATTCACAAATATTTGGTCCAGTATAGCTGGTCGGAATGGACCAAAGAGTCATATCGTACATTGTCAAGTACTTCAGGCTTGA